From a single Papilio machaon chromosome 19, ilPapMach1.1, whole genome shotgun sequence genomic region:
- the LOC106716302 gene encoding probable multidrug resistance-associated protein lethal(2)03659 has product MDPGHYDTNRQQNPRESANILSKLCFWYTRGIFVKGHKGELTISDLYRCTPGHRAAPRGDTLGASWKYQLTKRESGGNASLLKAIVAVYGYKFIVGNLIFSLVESTIRLSIPMCLEGMINYFSSSNSGIPESHAYLYAFGVVGLQLVNAIIMHPFFVWMLAMSMKLRVACSSLIYRKLLRLDLTVGGQASEGLAGHVINLLTTDAQRFDMAILFLVDLVRTPIESAFIVYLMYRQIGVSTLFGVAFLLLFIPLQGYLGTISSKLRHRTTVLTDNRIRLMNEVIQSIETIKMYAWENAFSKIIGEARKQEMKILKKMCWLHAVMTSCVKLNTKVAIFISILSFIYFDNDLTAAKVFVIFYYYENLKYTLVDFLPMAIAFVLEAYVSVKRMQEFLLLPEVNNNDGVDLLRIHEESKPVHKNGVYEKVHTEPPEEEIELKTTSVKSDVLVRMENFSVRWKSSGDEANNIPALTDINLIIRAGTLTTVVGAVGAGKTTLLEAVLRELTQCAGTLLVDARLAYAAQEPWLFDASIRQNILFGEEMDMQRYKMVLECCQLQSDLEILTHGDRTVVGERGSSLSGGQRARVSLARCVYQQADLYLLDDPLAAVDAKVAQAIYEKCVRGFLRDRAVVLVTHQAQYTRHADNMCVMRDGMIVAQGTYSELQETLLEFERLVENVEVNQGTQKKAKENDEKLKEENAMRLKRTISVTSKISYDANPIDADYEGEVQNKGTIDSSVYLAYVKSGGSAFSMVCLFSLFICAQLFYSSTDVWMKEWVNLEESNNIYYRNMTQGNLTSNLTFPDVDTIQNPSNYLQLSREQCIYIYGALIVVCIVFTWNKLVVFYNICIKASINLHDSMFRGVTNAPMWFFHHNPSGRILNRFSKDIGQVDSSLPVTLLDCIGFFLEIVSVLVVVCLANWWLLLPTAVVAFLLFLLRELFLGTSRELKRIEAIARSPSLNQAAATVSGLTTIRSFRSRQRVLAQEFDKLQDLHSCAWTLVLDTNQAFGFWMDMVCCLYLVFVTFSFFIFASEENRGGNVGLAITQAIGLVGMCQFGMRQTADVENQMTSVERILEYSNLPAEEPMEVDMKAFKEQYPNLDFDKWPEKGEIVFENVFVEYEKPPKKEKEGSAVGCEKAEEPSYAVRGVSLVVRAGEKVAVVGRTGAGKSSLVAALFRLARVLGRVTVDGVRAEACGLRAWRSRLCALPQRAALFAATLRDNLDPERRYGDAQLWAALERVRLRAAAAGLPGGLAARVGDAGGTLSAGQRQLLCLARAALAGRAVLVLDEATANVDTETDEHIQATLRTTFAQATVLTIAHRLNTVMDYDRVIVMDKGRVVESGHPFELLTSEDQRSRGDEDHLNRHNADNPGIFKSLVQQTGPETAAMLHKLASESYQKFKAKSEAIVDYSRS; this is encoded by the exons ATGGACCCCGGCCACTACGACACGAATCGGCAACAGAATCCCCGAGAAAGTGCTAATATATTGTCGAAGTTATGCTTTTG GTACACGCGTGGTATATTCGTGAAAGGTCATAAAGGAGAACTAACTATTTCAGATTTGTACAg ATGCACGCCGGGGCACAGGGCGGCGCCGCGCGGCGACACGCTCGGCGCCAGCTGGAAATACCAGTTGACGAAACGAG AGAGTGGCGGCAATGCGTCCTTGTTGAAAGCAATAGTAGCAGTCTACGGGTACAAGTTTATTGttggaaatttaatattttctttagttGAAAGTACCATAAG atTATCTATACCGATGTGTCTGGAGGGCATGATCAATTACTTCTCCTCCTCGAACTCCGGTATACCGGAGTCTCACGCCTATCTCTACGCATTTGGTGTGGTCGG GTTGCAGCTGGTGAACGCAATAATAATGCATCCGTTTTTCGTTTGGATGCTAGCGATGAGTATGAAGTTGAGAGTTGCCTGTTCATCTCTAATTTATCGAAAG CTGTTACGACTTGATTTAACAGTAGGCGGGCAAGCGTCTGAGGGCCTGGCGGGCCACGTCATCAATTTGCTGACTACAGACGCGCAGCGCTTCGACATGGCCATCCTCTTCCTCGTTGACTTAGTCCGCACGCCCATAGAGAGCGCCTTCATAGTCTACCTCATGTATCGCCAGATCGGTGTCTCCACTCTCTTTGGAGTCGCCTTTCTACTTCTCTTTATACCACTTCAAG GCTATCTCGGTACAATCTCGAGCAAGCTGCGGCATCGGACGACCGTACTCACGGATAACCGCATCCGGCTGATGAACGAGGTGATACAGAGCATCGAAACCATCAAGATGTACGCCTGGGAGAACGCTTTCTCCAAAATCATTGGTGAAGCCAGAAA ACAAGAAATGAAGATATTGAAAAAGATGTGCTGGTTGCACGCAGTCATGACATCTTGTGTTAAATTGAATACGAAAGTTGCCATATTTATTAGCATTCTTTCTTTCATTTACTTCGACAACGACCTAACGGCGGCGAAGGTTTTCGTCATATTCTACTACTATGAGAACCTCAAGTATACTCTGGTGGATTTCCTGCCGATGGCGATTGCTTTCGTGTTGGAAGCTTACGTGAGCGTGAAGAGGATGCAGGAGTTTCTATTGCTGCCGGAGGTAAACAACAACGACGGTGTCGACTTATTACGTATTCACGAGGAGAGCAAGCCGGTGCACAAGAATGGCGTGTATGAAAAAGTACACACTGA gCCACCAGAAGAAGAAATTGAGTTAAAAACGACAAGCGTAAAGTCCGACGTCTTAGTAAGAATGGAGAACTTCTCCGTTAGGTGGAAGTCTTCTGGTGATGAAGCGAATAATATACCAGCTCTCACGGatatcaatttaata ATTCGAGCTGGCACCTTGACGACAGTGGTGGGTGCGGTAGGCGCGGGCAAGACAACACTACTGGAAGCCGTGCTGCGGGAGCTGACACAGTGCGCCGGCACATTGCTCGTCGACGCACGCCTCGCCTACGCCGCACAGGAACCCTGGCTCTTCGACGCATCC ATACGTCAGAACATACTCTTTGGCGAGGAAATGGATATGCAGCGCTATAAGATGGTACTGGAATGCTGCCAATTGCAGAGCGACCTCGAGATTTTGACCCACGGTGACAGAACCGTTGTCGGTGAGAGAG GCTCTTCTCTGTCGGGTGGGCAGAGAGCACGTGTGTCGTTGGCTCGCTGCGTTTATCAGCAGGCGGATCTCTATCTACTCGACGACCCGCTGGCAGCTGTAGATGCTAAG GTGGCGCAGGCAATTTACGAAAAATGCGTCCGTGGGTTCTTGCGAGATCGCGCGGTGGTGCTGGTGACGCACCAGGCGCAGTACACGCGCCACGCTGACAACATGTGCGTCATGCGCGACGGCATG ATTGTTGCACAGGGCACTTACTCGGAACTTCAGGAAACTTTACTAGAATTTGAGAGGCTAGTTGAAAATGTTGAGGTAAACCAGGGTACACAGAAGAAAGCAAAGGAAAACGATGAGAAATTG AAGGAGGAAAACGCAATGCGTCTCAAACGTACAATATCTGTGACATCGAAGATTTCTTATGACGCGAATCCTATTGACGCCGATTATGAAG GTGAGGTGCAGAACAAGGGCACCATAGATAGCAGCGTGTATCTGGCGTACGTTAAGAGTGGGGGCAGCGCGTTTTCCATGGTCTGCCTCTTCTCGCTCTTCATCTGCGCACAGCTCTTCTACTCCAGCACTGACGTGTGGATGAAAGAGTG GGTGAATCTAGAAGAATCCAACAACATCTACTATCGCAATATGACACAAGGAAATCTCACTTCTAATTTAACTTTTCCCGATGTTG ATACTATACAGAATCCGTCCAACTACTTGCAGCTGAGTCGGGAACAGTGCATCTACATATACGGGGCTCTCATCGTCGTCTGCATCGTCTTCACCTGGAACAAACTGGTCGTCTTCTACAACATCTGCATCAAGGCCTCCATCAATTTACACGATTCCATGTTCCG AGGAGTTACGAACGCTCCGATGTGGTTCTTTCACCATAACCCCTCAGGCCGCATCCTGAACCGCTTCTCCAAGGACATAGGGCAGGTGGACTCCTCTTTGCCGGTCACTTTACTAGATTGTATCGGT TTCTTTCTGGAAATCGTGTCAGTGCTGGTGGTGGTGTGCCTGGCCAACTGGTGGCTGCTGCTGCCGACCGCGGTGGTGGCCTTCCTGCTCTTCCTCCTGCGGGAGCTGTTTCTCGGCACCAGTCGGGAGCTGAAGCGGATAGAAGCCATCG CTCGCAGCCCAAGCTTGAACCAGGCGGCGGCGACTGTGTCGGGGTTGACGACGATCAGGTCGTTCAGGTCGCGGCAGAGGGTGTTGGCGCAAGAGTTCGACAAGCTGCAGGACCTGCACAGCTGCGCCTGGACCCTCGTGCTCGACACTAACCAGGCCTTCGGCTTCTGGATGGACATGGTCTGCTGTCTCTACCTCGTCTTCGTTACATTTAGTTTCTTTATATTTGCAAGTGAAG AGAACCGCGGCGGCAACGTGGGCCTGGCCATCACGCAGGCCATCGGACTCGTGGGCATGTGCCAGTTCGGCATGAGGCAGACCGCTGATGTTGAGAATCAGATGACATCG GTGGAAAGAATTTTGGAATACAGCAATCTCCCAGCCGAGGAACCTATGGAAGTCGACATGAAAGCTTTTAAAGAACAGTATCCGAACTTAGACTTTGACAAGTGGCCCGAGAAAG GGGAAATTGTATTTGAGAACGTTTTCGTGGAGTATGAGAAACCACCGAAAAAGGAGAAGGAGGGCTCGGCGGTCGGATGCGAGAAAGCGGAGGAGCCCTCGTACGCCGTGCGCGGCGTGAGCTTGGTGGTGCGCGCGGGCGAGAAGGTGGCGGTGGTGGGGCGCACGGGCGCCGGCAAGAGCTCGCTGGTGGCGGCGCTGTTCCGGCTGGCGCGGGTGTTGGGGCGCGTGACGGTGGACGGCGTGCGCGCGGAGGCGTGCGGGCTGCGCGCGTGGCGGTCGCGGCTGTGCGCGCTGCCGCAGCGGGCCGCGCTGTTCGCCGCCACGCTGCGCGACAACCTCGACCCCGAGCGGCGCTACGGCGACGCGCAGCTGTGGGCGGCGCTGGAGCGCGTGCGGCTGCGCGCGGCGGCCGCGGGCCTGCCGGGCGGGCTGGCGGCGCGCGTGGGCGACGCGGGCGGCACGCTCTCGGCCGGCCAGCGCCAGCTGCTGTGTCTGGCGCGCGCCGCGCTCGCCGGCCGCGCCGTGCTCGTGCTGGACGAGGCCACGGCCAACGTGGACACCGA GACTGACGAGCACATCCAGGCGACGCTGCGCACGACGTTCGCGCAGGCCACGGTGCTCACCATCGCGCACCGCCTCAACACCGTCATGGACTACGACCGCGTCATCGTCATGGACAA GGGTCGTGTGGTGGAATCAGGTCATCCATTCGAACTGCTGACGTCAGAAGACCAGAGGTCTCGTGGAGATGAAGATCATTTAAATAG GCACAATGCGGATAATCCGGGTATTTTCAAGTCCTTAGTCCAGCAAACCGGACCAGAGACCGCGGCCATGCTGCACAAGTTGGCCTCCGAG AGTTACCAGAAATTTAAAGCAAAGTCAGAAGCGATTGTGGATTATTCAAGGTCGTGA
- the LOC106715784 gene encoding esterase FE4 yields MSCWVTVEQGTLEGKVCTTYYGKKYYSFEGIPYAKPPVGKLRFRCPQEPEKWTGVRDATKPGNKCAQINPYSPKALIGSEDCLYLNVYTPSLPAEKLNKLPVMFFVHGGRFLVGYGDYYQPDYILKHDVILVTINYRLNIFGFLCLHTPEVPGNAGMKDTVMALKWVKNNIKHFNGDENNITACGESAGSAIITFYLTSKMTSGLCHKIISQSGNLLSDLVMVEEDPVQKAQHIAKLLGQELTGTRSLYEFLMNAPVEDLIFAMISAEVDRPSYVINANLLPVVEKQFEGIERFIDEYAIVSIRENRINRMPILTTLNSHEGALFLSRNDKGDIQFQTNLQYFIPRFTCIKYDTPRSVKFAKSLNEFYFKGKGIYKEAYLDLVSDAYFARDTVMFMEHMSKYIEDVYFCYFSYAGNMNTSLMKKLGLSGATHGDLIQYLFYRKSKADKCTERDQKIVDFLTEAWCNFAKNGKPTWKKQPVQWLPYDEKNKYTLHVDDEIKLVFNPNWERYCLWNKLMGERCKL; encoded by the exons ATGAGTTGTTGGGTGACTGTAGAGCAAGGGACATTAGAAGGCAAGGTTTGTACCACATATTATGGAAAGAAGTACTACAGTTTCGAAGGAATACCATATGCCAAACCTCCTGTCGGGAAATTGCGTTTTAGG TGCCCTCAAGAACCGGAAAAATGGACTGGGGTGCGTGACGCCACAAAACCTGGCAACAAATGTGCACAAATCAATCCTTATTCCCCAAAAGCATTGATCGGTTCCGAAGattgtctttatttaaatgtttacacGCCAAGCTTACCGGCGGAGAAACTGAACAAACTTCcagttatgttttttgttcacGGCGGAAGGTTTCTCGTCGGCTACGGAGATTACTACCAGCCCGACTACATATTGAAACATGACGTCATCCTTGTAACCATTAATTACAGATTGAACATATTCggttttctttgtttacaCACGCCAGAAGTTCCCGGCAACGCCGGCATGAAAGATACCGTGATGGCTTTAAAATGggtgaaaaataatataaaacacttCAATGGTGACGAGAACAATATAACGGCGTGCGGCGAGAGCGCAGGCTCGGCAATCATCACTTTCTATTTAACTTCTAAAATGACGAGTGGCTTGTGTCATAAGATAATTTCGCAGTCGGGAAACCTGCTGTCGGACTTGGTCATGGTGGAGGAGGACCCTGTGCAGAAAGCCCAACATATCGCCAAGTTACTGGGACAGGAGCTGACCGGCACGAGGAGTTTATATGAATTTCTTATGAACGCACCCGTCGAGGATCTAATCTTTGCTATGATCAGCGCCGAAGTGGATCGCCCCTCGTATGTTATCAACGCGAATCTCTTACCGGTCGTTGAGAAACAATTTGAAGGAATCGAACGATTTATCGACGAGTATGCGATAGTTTCAATTCGGGAGAATCGTATCAACAGAATGCCGATTCTCACCACATTGAATTCGCACGAAGGTGCGCTGTTCTTGTCGAGAAACGACAAAGGCGACATCCAGTTTCAGACTAATCTTCAGTACTTCATTCCACGTTTTACATGTATAAAATACGATACGCCGAGATCGGTGAAGTTTGCTAAAAGTCTAAACGAGTTTTACTTTAAGGGTAAAGGAATTTATAAAGAAGCTTACTTAGATTTGGTTTCGGACGCGTACTTCGCCAGAGACACCGTTATGTTTATGGAACACATGTCcaaatatatagaagatgtttatttttgttacttctCGTACGCGGGCAACATGAACACCAGTCTGATGAAGAAGCTGGGCCTGTCGGGCGCGACGCACGGCGACCTCATACAGTACCTGTTCTATAGGAAGAGCAAGGCTGACAAATGTACTGAAAGAGATCAAAAGATCGTCGATTTCCTCACCGAAGCTTGGTGTAATTTCGCTAAGAACGG aaAACCGACGTGGAAGAAGCAGCCCGTGCAGTGGTTACCATACGACGAGAAGAATAAGTACACGCTGCATGTCGACGACGAGATCAAGTTGGTGTTTAACCCCAATTGGGAGAGATATTGTCTTTGGAACAAACTTATGGGAGAAAGATGTAAACTATGA